From Dasypus novemcinctus isolate mDasNov1 chromosome 11, mDasNov1.1.hap2, whole genome shotgun sequence, one genomic window encodes:
- the MICAL1 gene encoding F-actin-monooxygenase MICAL1 isoform X6, which yields MSSPTPTNPAHAHFESFLQAQLCQDVLSSFQGLCQALDVEPGGGLSQYHKIKDQLNYWSAKSLWAKLDKRAGQPVYQQGRACTSTKCLVVGAGPCGLRAAVELALLGARVVLVEKRTKFSRHNVLHLWPFTIHDLRALGAKKFYGRFCTGTLDHISIRQLQLILLKVALLLGVEIHWGVTFSGLQPPPRKGSGWRAQLQPSPPALLANYEFDVLISAAGGKFVPEGFTVREMRGKLAIGITANFVNKRTMEETQVPEISGVARIYNQGFFQSLLKATGIDLENIVYYKDDTHYFVMTAKKQCLLRLGVLHQDWPDTDRLLGNANVVPEALQRFARAAADFATHGKLGKLEFAQDAHGRPDISAFDFTSMMRAESSARVQEKHGARLLLGLVGDCLVEPFWPLGTGVARGFLAAFDAAWMVKRWAEGTGPLEVLAERESLYQLLSQTSPENMHRNVAHYGLDPATRYPNLNLRAVTPNQVRDLYDLVAKDSVQKKSDKTDAGRLVTGSAGTQEELMRWCQEQTAGYPGVHVTDLASSWADGLALCALVHRLQPGLLEPSDVQGVGALEATAWALKVAEQELGITPVLSAQAVVAGSDPLGLIAYLSHFHSAFKDRPHSPGPASQGSLGTPSAVLFLGKLQRTLQRTRAQVEVENPNIEELPVPEPDVIPTPPSHHQEAGADDLCAICGEHLYILERLCADGHFFHRSCFRCHVCEATLWPSGYGQHPGDGHFYCLQHLPQPGHKEDGGDRGPESPELPAPSNDGMPSAPSAPAVPQEGTSPIPSPPQPTRQLIRLSSPERQWLSSLHLTPEPETEPPPKPPRSCSALARQALVGSFVGWGVPAQGPQGIRIPSSVLVAMEEEEGSAPSSEEEEEEEDVALDSEIEQTLLSLAKNSDTMNKYPTWRRTLLRRAREEEMKRFCKAQAAQRRLNEIEAALKELEAKGVKLELALRSQSSSPEQQKALWVEQLLQLVQKKNSLVAEEAELMITAKELHLEEKQWQLDQELRSYMNREETLKTAADRQAEDQVLRKLVDVVNERDALIRFQEECRLSELASGSGAQG from the exons ATGTCGTCACCCACACCCACCAACCCAGCGCATGCCCACTTTGAGAGCTTTCTGCAGGCCCAGCTGTGCCAGGATGTGCTGAGCAGCTTCCAGGGGCTGTGCCAGGCTCTGGATGTAGAGCCTGGCGGGGGGCTGTCCCAGTACCACAAGATCAAGGACCAGCTCAACTACTGGAGCGCCAAGTCGCTGTGGGCCAAACTGGACAAGCGCGCCGGCCAGCCTGTCTACCAGCAGGGCCGGGCCTGCACCAGCACCAAG TGCCTGGTGGTGGGCGCTGGCCCTTGTGGACTGAGGGCTGCTGTGGAGCTGGCACTGCTGGGGGCCCGCGTGGTGCTGGTGGAAAAGCGCACCAAGTTCTCTCGCCACAACGTGCTGCACCTCTGGCCCTTCACCATCCATGACCTGCGGGCACTCGGGGCCAAGAAGTTCTATGGGCGCTTCTGCACAGGCACCCTGGACCACATCA GCATCCGGCAGCTTCAGCTGATCCTGCTGAAGGTGGCATTACTGCTGGGGGTGGAAATTCACTGGGGTGTCACTTTCAGTGGCCTCCAACCCCCTCCCAGAAAGG GGAGTGGCTGGCGTGCCCAGCTCcagcccagccccccagccctaCTGGCCAACTATGAATTTGATGTTCTCATCTCTGCAGCTGGAGGTAAATTTGTCCCTGAAG GCTTCACAGTGCGAGAAATGCGTGGCAAACTGGCCATTGGCATCACAGCCAACTTTGTGAACAAGCGCACCATGGAGGAGACGCAGGTGCCTGAAATCAGCGGTGTGGCCAGGATCTACAACCAGGGCTTCTTCCAGAGCCTGCTCAAGGCTACAG GTATCGATCTGGAGAACATTGTGTACTACAAGGATGACACCCACTACTTTGTGATGACAGCCAAGAAGCAGTGCCTGCTGCGACTGGGGGTGCTGCACCAG GACTGGCCGGACACGGATCGGCTGCTGGGCAATGCCAACGTGGTGCCCGAGGCTCTGCAGCGCTTTGCCCGGGCAGCTGCTGACTTCGCCACTCATGGCAAGCTCGGGAAGCTGGAGTTTGCCCAGGATGCCCACGGGCGGCCCGACATCTCGGCCTTTGACTTCACAAGCATGATGCGGGCGGAGAGCTCTGCTCGTGTCCAAGAGAAGCACGGTGCCCGCCTGCTGCTGGGTCTGGTGGGAGACTGCCTGGTGGAG CCCTTCTGGCCCCTGGGCACTGGTGTGGCCCGGGGCTTCTTGGCAGCCTTTGATGCAGCCTGGATGGTGAAGCGGTGGGCAGAGGGCACTGGGCCCCTGGAGGTGTTGGCTGAGCG tgAGAGCCTGTACCAGCTCCTGTCACAGACATCCCCAGAAAACATGCACCGCAATGTGGCCCACTATGGGCTGGACCCAGCCACCCGCTACCCCAACCTGAACCTCCGGGCTGTAACCCCCAATCAG GTCCGAGACCTGTATGACTTGGTGGCCAAGGACTCTGTGCAGAAGAAGAGTGACAAGACAGATGCGGGAAGGCTAGTCACCG GGTCGGCAGGCACCCAGGAGGAGCTGATGCGCTGGTGCCAGGAGCAGACGGCAGGGTACCCGGGGGTCCATGTCACCgacctggcctcctcctgggCTGACGGGCTGGCTCTATGTGCCCTGGTGCACCGGCTGCAGCCTGGCCTGCT GGAACCCTCAGAcgtgcagggggtgggggctctgGAAGCAACCGCCTGGGCACTGAAGGTGGCAGAGCAGGAGCTGGGCATCACACCGGTATTGTCCGCACAGGCAGTGGTGGCAGGGAGTGACCCACTGGGCCTCATCGCCTACCTCAGCCACTTCCACAGTGCCTTCAAGGACAGGCCCCACAGCCCAG GCCCTGCCAGTCAGGGCTCTCTGGGGACCCCCAGTGCCGTACTCTTCCTTGGCAAACTGCAGAGGACACTGCAACGGACCCGGGCCCAG GTAGAGGTGGAGAACCCAAATATTGAGGAGTTGCCTGTCCCAGAGCCCGATGTAATCCCGACACCCCCGTCCCATCACCAGGAG GCTGGTGCCGACGACCTGTGTGCAATCTGTGGGGAACACCTCTATATCCTGGAACGCCTCTGTGCCGACGGCCATTTCTTCCACCGGAGCTGCTTCCGTTGCCACGTCTGTGAGGCCACACTGTGGCCAAGTGGCTACGGGCAGCACCCAGGAGATG GGCATTTCTACTGCCTTCAGCACCTGCCACAGCCAGGCCACAAAGAGGATGGCGGTGACCGAGGCCCCGAGAGCCCG GAGCTACCCGCACCTAGCAACGATGGCATGCCATCAGCACCCTCGGCTCCCGCAGTCCCCCAGGAGGGCACCAGTCCCATTCCAAGCCCCCCGCAGCCTACCCGACAGCTGATCCGCCTCTCCAGCCCAGAACGCCAGTGGTTGTCTTCCCTTCACCTTACCCCTGAGCCGGAAACGGAGCCCCCACCCAAGCCCCCCCGCAGCTGCTCTGCCCTGGCTCGCCAGGCCCTGGTGGGCAGCTTTGTGGGTTGGGGGGTGCCAGCACAGGGACCTCAAG GGATCCGGATCCCTAGCTCAGTTCTTGTGGCCatggaggaggaagaagggagtGCCCCCTCcagtgaagaggaggaggaagaggaagatgtAGCTTTGGACTCAGAAATAGAGCAG ACCCTGCTGTCCTTGGCCAAGAACTCAGACACCATGAACAAATACCCAACGTGGCGTCGGACTCTGCTGCGCCGTgccagggaggaggagatgaagaGATTCTGCAAGGCCCAG GCTGCCCAGCGGAGACTAAATGAGATTGAGGCTGCTCTGAAGGAGCTGGAGGCCAAGGGAGTGAAGCTGGAACTGGCCTTGAGAAGCCAGAGCA GTTCTCCAGAACAGCAAAAGGCACTGTGGGTAGAACAGTTGCTACAGCTCGTGCAGAAGAAGAACAGCCTGGTGGCTGAGGAGGCTGAGCTCATGATCAC GGCGAAGGAGCTGCACCTGGAGGAGAAACAGTGGCAGCTGGACCAGGAACTACGAAGCTACATGAACAGGGAAG AAACCCTAAAGACAGCCGCTGACCGGCAGGCTGAGGACCAGGTCCTGAGGAAGCTGGTGGACGTGGTAAATGAGCGAGATGCCCTCATCCGCTTCCAGGAGGAATGCAGGCTCAGTGAGCTGGCCTCGGGGAGTGGAGCCCAGGGCTAG
- the MICAL1 gene encoding F-actin-monooxygenase MICAL1 isoform X2, with amino-acid sequence MSRAQMFRRHRRHLQTSCPGRGALSVPRSERAGGVATARGPGVPSQRKKPLASAQLSPFLRAPGASMSSPTPTNPAHAHFESFLQAQLCQDVLSSFQGLCQALDVEPGGGLSQYHKIKDQLNYWSAKSLWAKLDKRAGQPVYQQGRACTSTKCLVVGAGPCGLRAAVELALLGARVVLVEKRTKFSRHNVLHLWPFTIHDLRALGAKKFYGRFCTGTLDHISIRQLQLILLKVALLLGVEIHWGVTFSGLQPPPRKGSGWRAQLQPSPPALLANYEFDVLISAAGGKFVPEGFTVREMRGKLAIGITANFVNKRTMEETQVPEISGVARIYNQGFFQSLLKATGIDLENIVYYKDDTHYFVMTAKKQCLLRLGVLHQDWPDTDRLLGNANVVPEALQRFARAAADFATHGKLGKLEFAQDAHGRPDISAFDFTSMMRAESSARVQEKHGARLLLGLVGDCLVEPFWPLGTGVARGFLAAFDAAWMVKRWAEGTGPLEVLAERESLYQLLSQTSPENMHRNVAHYGLDPATRYPNLNLRAVTPNQVRDLYDLVAKDSVQKKSDKTDAGRLVTGSAGTQEELMRWCQEQTAGYPGVHVTDLASSWADGLALCALVHRLQPGLLEPSDVQGVGALEATAWALKVAEQELGITPVLSAQAVVAGSDPLGLIAYLSHFHSAFKDRPHSPGPASQGSLGTPSAVLFLGKLQRTLQRTRAQENGGDAGGKKPRVEVEVENPNIEELPVPEPDVIPTPPSHHQEAGADDLCAICGEHLYILERLCADGHFFHRSCFRCHVCEATLWPSGYGQHPGDGHFYCLQHLPQPGHKEDGGDRGPESPVKAVTELPAPSNDGMPSAPSAPAVPQEGTSPIPSPPQPTRQLIRLSSPERQWLSSLHLTPEPETEPPPKPPRSCSALARQALVGSFVGWGVPAQGPQGIRIPSSVLVAMEEEEGSAPSSEEEEEEEDVALDSEIEQTLLSLAKNSDTMNKYPTWRRTLLRRAREEEMKRFCKAQAAQRRLNEIEAALKELEAKGVKLELALRSQSSSPEQQKALWVEQLLQLVQKKNSLVAEEAELMITAKELHLEEKQWQLDQELRSYMNREETLKTAADRQAEDQVLRKLVDVVNERDALIRFQEECRLSELASGSGAQG; translated from the exons aAGCCACTCGCCTCTGCCCAGCTGTCCCCCTTCCTGAGAGCCCCGGGGGCCTCCATGTCGTCACCCACACCCACCAACCCAGCGCATGCCCACTTTGAGAGCTTTCTGCAGGCCCAGCTGTGCCAGGATGTGCTGAGCAGCTTCCAGGGGCTGTGCCAGGCTCTGGATGTAGAGCCTGGCGGGGGGCTGTCCCAGTACCACAAGATCAAGGACCAGCTCAACTACTGGAGCGCCAAGTCGCTGTGGGCCAAACTGGACAAGCGCGCCGGCCAGCCTGTCTACCAGCAGGGCCGGGCCTGCACCAGCACCAAG TGCCTGGTGGTGGGCGCTGGCCCTTGTGGACTGAGGGCTGCTGTGGAGCTGGCACTGCTGGGGGCCCGCGTGGTGCTGGTGGAAAAGCGCACCAAGTTCTCTCGCCACAACGTGCTGCACCTCTGGCCCTTCACCATCCATGACCTGCGGGCACTCGGGGCCAAGAAGTTCTATGGGCGCTTCTGCACAGGCACCCTGGACCACATCA GCATCCGGCAGCTTCAGCTGATCCTGCTGAAGGTGGCATTACTGCTGGGGGTGGAAATTCACTGGGGTGTCACTTTCAGTGGCCTCCAACCCCCTCCCAGAAAGG GGAGTGGCTGGCGTGCCCAGCTCcagcccagccccccagccctaCTGGCCAACTATGAATTTGATGTTCTCATCTCTGCAGCTGGAGGTAAATTTGTCCCTGAAG GCTTCACAGTGCGAGAAATGCGTGGCAAACTGGCCATTGGCATCACAGCCAACTTTGTGAACAAGCGCACCATGGAGGAGACGCAGGTGCCTGAAATCAGCGGTGTGGCCAGGATCTACAACCAGGGCTTCTTCCAGAGCCTGCTCAAGGCTACAG GTATCGATCTGGAGAACATTGTGTACTACAAGGATGACACCCACTACTTTGTGATGACAGCCAAGAAGCAGTGCCTGCTGCGACTGGGGGTGCTGCACCAG GACTGGCCGGACACGGATCGGCTGCTGGGCAATGCCAACGTGGTGCCCGAGGCTCTGCAGCGCTTTGCCCGGGCAGCTGCTGACTTCGCCACTCATGGCAAGCTCGGGAAGCTGGAGTTTGCCCAGGATGCCCACGGGCGGCCCGACATCTCGGCCTTTGACTTCACAAGCATGATGCGGGCGGAGAGCTCTGCTCGTGTCCAAGAGAAGCACGGTGCCCGCCTGCTGCTGGGTCTGGTGGGAGACTGCCTGGTGGAG CCCTTCTGGCCCCTGGGCACTGGTGTGGCCCGGGGCTTCTTGGCAGCCTTTGATGCAGCCTGGATGGTGAAGCGGTGGGCAGAGGGCACTGGGCCCCTGGAGGTGTTGGCTGAGCG tgAGAGCCTGTACCAGCTCCTGTCACAGACATCCCCAGAAAACATGCACCGCAATGTGGCCCACTATGGGCTGGACCCAGCCACCCGCTACCCCAACCTGAACCTCCGGGCTGTAACCCCCAATCAG GTCCGAGACCTGTATGACTTGGTGGCCAAGGACTCTGTGCAGAAGAAGAGTGACAAGACAGATGCGGGAAGGCTAGTCACCG GGTCGGCAGGCACCCAGGAGGAGCTGATGCGCTGGTGCCAGGAGCAGACGGCAGGGTACCCGGGGGTCCATGTCACCgacctggcctcctcctgggCTGACGGGCTGGCTCTATGTGCCCTGGTGCACCGGCTGCAGCCTGGCCTGCT GGAACCCTCAGAcgtgcagggggtgggggctctgGAAGCAACCGCCTGGGCACTGAAGGTGGCAGAGCAGGAGCTGGGCATCACACCGGTATTGTCCGCACAGGCAGTGGTGGCAGGGAGTGACCCACTGGGCCTCATCGCCTACCTCAGCCACTTCCACAGTGCCTTCAAGGACAGGCCCCACAGCCCAG GCCCTGCCAGTCAGGGCTCTCTGGGGACCCCCAGTGCCGTACTCTTCCTTGGCAAACTGCAGAGGACACTGCAACGGACCCGGGCCCAG GAAAATGGAGGAGATGCTGGTGGCAAGAAGCCTCGTGTAGAG GTAGAGGTGGAGAACCCAAATATTGAGGAGTTGCCTGTCCCAGAGCCCGATGTAATCCCGACACCCCCGTCCCATCACCAGGAG GCTGGTGCCGACGACCTGTGTGCAATCTGTGGGGAACACCTCTATATCCTGGAACGCCTCTGTGCCGACGGCCATTTCTTCCACCGGAGCTGCTTCCGTTGCCACGTCTGTGAGGCCACACTGTGGCCAAGTGGCTACGGGCAGCACCCAGGAGATG GGCATTTCTACTGCCTTCAGCACCTGCCACAGCCAGGCCACAAAGAGGATGGCGGTGACCGAGGCCCCGAGAGCCCGGTAAAAGCTGTGACT GAGCTACCCGCACCTAGCAACGATGGCATGCCATCAGCACCCTCGGCTCCCGCAGTCCCCCAGGAGGGCACCAGTCCCATTCCAAGCCCCCCGCAGCCTACCCGACAGCTGATCCGCCTCTCCAGCCCAGAACGCCAGTGGTTGTCTTCCCTTCACCTTACCCCTGAGCCGGAAACGGAGCCCCCACCCAAGCCCCCCCGCAGCTGCTCTGCCCTGGCTCGCCAGGCCCTGGTGGGCAGCTTTGTGGGTTGGGGGGTGCCAGCACAGGGACCTCAAG GGATCCGGATCCCTAGCTCAGTTCTTGTGGCCatggaggaggaagaagggagtGCCCCCTCcagtgaagaggaggaggaagaggaagatgtAGCTTTGGACTCAGAAATAGAGCAG ACCCTGCTGTCCTTGGCCAAGAACTCAGACACCATGAACAAATACCCAACGTGGCGTCGGACTCTGCTGCGCCGTgccagggaggaggagatgaagaGATTCTGCAAGGCCCAG GCTGCCCAGCGGAGACTAAATGAGATTGAGGCTGCTCTGAAGGAGCTGGAGGCCAAGGGAGTGAAGCTGGAACTGGCCTTGAGAAGCCAGAGCA GTTCTCCAGAACAGCAAAAGGCACTGTGGGTAGAACAGTTGCTACAGCTCGTGCAGAAGAAGAACAGCCTGGTGGCTGAGGAGGCTGAGCTCATGATCAC GGCGAAGGAGCTGCACCTGGAGGAGAAACAGTGGCAGCTGGACCAGGAACTACGAAGCTACATGAACAGGGAAG AAACCCTAAAGACAGCCGCTGACCGGCAGGCTGAGGACCAGGTCCTGAGGAAGCTGGTGGACGTGGTAAATGAGCGAGATGCCCTCATCCGCTTCCAGGAGGAATGCAGGCTCAGTGAGCTGGCCTCGGGGAGTGGAGCCCAGGGCTAG
- the MICAL1 gene encoding F-actin-monooxygenase MICAL1 isoform X4, translating into MSSPTPTNPAHAHFESFLQAQLCQDVLSSFQGLCQALDVEPGGGLSQYHKIKDQLNYWSAKSLWAKLDKRAGQPVYQQGRACTSTKCLVVGAGPCGLRAAVELALLGARVVLVEKRTKFSRHNVLHLWPFTIHDLRALGAKKFYGRFCTGTLDHISIRQLQLILLKVALLLGVEIHWGVTFSGLQPPPRKGSGWRAQLQPSPPALLANYEFDVLISAAGGKFVPEGFTVREMRGKLAIGITANFVNKRTMEETQVPEISGVARIYNQGFFQSLLKATGIDLENIVYYKDDTHYFVMTAKKQCLLRLGVLHQDWPDTDRLLGNANVVPEALQRFARAAADFATHGKLGKLEFAQDAHGRPDISAFDFTSMMRAESSARVQEKHGARLLLGLVGDCLVEPFWPLGTGVARGFLAAFDAAWMVKRWAEGTGPLEVLAERESLYQLLSQTSPENMHRNVAHYGLDPATRYPNLNLRAVTPNQVRDLYDLVAKDSVQKKSDKTDAGRLVTGSAGTQEELMRWCQEQTAGYPGVHVTDLASSWADGLALCALVHRLQPGLLEPSDVQGVGALEATAWALKVAEQELGITPVLSAQAVVAGSDPLGLIAYLSHFHSAFKDRPHSPGPASQGSLGTPSAVLFLGKLQRTLQRTRAQENGGDAGGKKPRVEVEVENPNIEELPVPEPDVIPTPPSHHQEAGADDLCAICGEHLYILERLCADGHFFHRSCFRCHVCEATLWPSGYGQHPGDGHFYCLQHLPQPGHKEDGGDRGPESPVKAVTELPAPSNDGMPSAPSAPAVPQEGTSPIPSPPQPTRQLIRLSSPERQWLSSLHLTPEPETEPPPKPPRSCSALARQALVGSFVGWGVPAQGPQGIRIPSSVLVAMEEEEGSAPSSEEEEEEEDVALDSEIEQTLLSLAKNSDTMNKYPTWRRTLLRRAREEEMKRFCKAQAAQRRLNEIEAALKELEAKGVKLELALRSQSSSPEQQKALWVEQLLQLVQKKNSLVAEEAELMITAKELHLEEKQWQLDQELRSYMNREETLKTAADRQAEDQVLRKLVDVVNERDALIRFQEECRLSELASGSGAQG; encoded by the exons ATGTCGTCACCCACACCCACCAACCCAGCGCATGCCCACTTTGAGAGCTTTCTGCAGGCCCAGCTGTGCCAGGATGTGCTGAGCAGCTTCCAGGGGCTGTGCCAGGCTCTGGATGTAGAGCCTGGCGGGGGGCTGTCCCAGTACCACAAGATCAAGGACCAGCTCAACTACTGGAGCGCCAAGTCGCTGTGGGCCAAACTGGACAAGCGCGCCGGCCAGCCTGTCTACCAGCAGGGCCGGGCCTGCACCAGCACCAAG TGCCTGGTGGTGGGCGCTGGCCCTTGTGGACTGAGGGCTGCTGTGGAGCTGGCACTGCTGGGGGCCCGCGTGGTGCTGGTGGAAAAGCGCACCAAGTTCTCTCGCCACAACGTGCTGCACCTCTGGCCCTTCACCATCCATGACCTGCGGGCACTCGGGGCCAAGAAGTTCTATGGGCGCTTCTGCACAGGCACCCTGGACCACATCA GCATCCGGCAGCTTCAGCTGATCCTGCTGAAGGTGGCATTACTGCTGGGGGTGGAAATTCACTGGGGTGTCACTTTCAGTGGCCTCCAACCCCCTCCCAGAAAGG GGAGTGGCTGGCGTGCCCAGCTCcagcccagccccccagccctaCTGGCCAACTATGAATTTGATGTTCTCATCTCTGCAGCTGGAGGTAAATTTGTCCCTGAAG GCTTCACAGTGCGAGAAATGCGTGGCAAACTGGCCATTGGCATCACAGCCAACTTTGTGAACAAGCGCACCATGGAGGAGACGCAGGTGCCTGAAATCAGCGGTGTGGCCAGGATCTACAACCAGGGCTTCTTCCAGAGCCTGCTCAAGGCTACAG GTATCGATCTGGAGAACATTGTGTACTACAAGGATGACACCCACTACTTTGTGATGACAGCCAAGAAGCAGTGCCTGCTGCGACTGGGGGTGCTGCACCAG GACTGGCCGGACACGGATCGGCTGCTGGGCAATGCCAACGTGGTGCCCGAGGCTCTGCAGCGCTTTGCCCGGGCAGCTGCTGACTTCGCCACTCATGGCAAGCTCGGGAAGCTGGAGTTTGCCCAGGATGCCCACGGGCGGCCCGACATCTCGGCCTTTGACTTCACAAGCATGATGCGGGCGGAGAGCTCTGCTCGTGTCCAAGAGAAGCACGGTGCCCGCCTGCTGCTGGGTCTGGTGGGAGACTGCCTGGTGGAG CCCTTCTGGCCCCTGGGCACTGGTGTGGCCCGGGGCTTCTTGGCAGCCTTTGATGCAGCCTGGATGGTGAAGCGGTGGGCAGAGGGCACTGGGCCCCTGGAGGTGTTGGCTGAGCG tgAGAGCCTGTACCAGCTCCTGTCACAGACATCCCCAGAAAACATGCACCGCAATGTGGCCCACTATGGGCTGGACCCAGCCACCCGCTACCCCAACCTGAACCTCCGGGCTGTAACCCCCAATCAG GTCCGAGACCTGTATGACTTGGTGGCCAAGGACTCTGTGCAGAAGAAGAGTGACAAGACAGATGCGGGAAGGCTAGTCACCG GGTCGGCAGGCACCCAGGAGGAGCTGATGCGCTGGTGCCAGGAGCAGACGGCAGGGTACCCGGGGGTCCATGTCACCgacctggcctcctcctgggCTGACGGGCTGGCTCTATGTGCCCTGGTGCACCGGCTGCAGCCTGGCCTGCT GGAACCCTCAGAcgtgcagggggtgggggctctgGAAGCAACCGCCTGGGCACTGAAGGTGGCAGAGCAGGAGCTGGGCATCACACCGGTATTGTCCGCACAGGCAGTGGTGGCAGGGAGTGACCCACTGGGCCTCATCGCCTACCTCAGCCACTTCCACAGTGCCTTCAAGGACAGGCCCCACAGCCCAG GCCCTGCCAGTCAGGGCTCTCTGGGGACCCCCAGTGCCGTACTCTTCCTTGGCAAACTGCAGAGGACACTGCAACGGACCCGGGCCCAG GAAAATGGAGGAGATGCTGGTGGCAAGAAGCCTCGTGTAGAG GTAGAGGTGGAGAACCCAAATATTGAGGAGTTGCCTGTCCCAGAGCCCGATGTAATCCCGACACCCCCGTCCCATCACCAGGAG GCTGGTGCCGACGACCTGTGTGCAATCTGTGGGGAACACCTCTATATCCTGGAACGCCTCTGTGCCGACGGCCATTTCTTCCACCGGAGCTGCTTCCGTTGCCACGTCTGTGAGGCCACACTGTGGCCAAGTGGCTACGGGCAGCACCCAGGAGATG GGCATTTCTACTGCCTTCAGCACCTGCCACAGCCAGGCCACAAAGAGGATGGCGGTGACCGAGGCCCCGAGAGCCCGGTAAAAGCTGTGACT GAGCTACCCGCACCTAGCAACGATGGCATGCCATCAGCACCCTCGGCTCCCGCAGTCCCCCAGGAGGGCACCAGTCCCATTCCAAGCCCCCCGCAGCCTACCCGACAGCTGATCCGCCTCTCCAGCCCAGAACGCCAGTGGTTGTCTTCCCTTCACCTTACCCCTGAGCCGGAAACGGAGCCCCCACCCAAGCCCCCCCGCAGCTGCTCTGCCCTGGCTCGCCAGGCCCTGGTGGGCAGCTTTGTGGGTTGGGGGGTGCCAGCACAGGGACCTCAAG GGATCCGGATCCCTAGCTCAGTTCTTGTGGCCatggaggaggaagaagggagtGCCCCCTCcagtgaagaggaggaggaagaggaagatgtAGCTTTGGACTCAGAAATAGAGCAG ACCCTGCTGTCCTTGGCCAAGAACTCAGACACCATGAACAAATACCCAACGTGGCGTCGGACTCTGCTGCGCCGTgccagggaggaggagatgaagaGATTCTGCAAGGCCCAG GCTGCCCAGCGGAGACTAAATGAGATTGAGGCTGCTCTGAAGGAGCTGGAGGCCAAGGGAGTGAAGCTGGAACTGGCCTTGAGAAGCCAGAGCA GTTCTCCAGAACAGCAAAAGGCACTGTGGGTAGAACAGTTGCTACAGCTCGTGCAGAAGAAGAACAGCCTGGTGGCTGAGGAGGCTGAGCTCATGATCAC GGCGAAGGAGCTGCACCTGGAGGAGAAACAGTGGCAGCTGGACCAGGAACTACGAAGCTACATGAACAGGGAAG AAACCCTAAAGACAGCCGCTGACCGGCAGGCTGAGGACCAGGTCCTGAGGAAGCTGGTGGACGTGGTAAATGAGCGAGATGCCCTCATCCGCTTCCAGGAGGAATGCAGGCTCAGTGAGCTGGCCTCGGGGAGTGGAGCCCAGGGCTAG